Proteins encoded in a region of the Candidatus Obscuribacter sp. genome:
- a CDS encoding GntR family transcriptional regulator gives MDWLDLFDINLSLADERTPLYRRIVDAISGAIESGKLKAGDKLPTNRELASKLKIDRSTASRAYDELSSRTY, from the coding sequence TTGGATTGGTTGGACCTATTTGACATAAATCTGAGCCTCGCCGATGAGCGCACACCGCTTTACCGTCGCATTGTCGATGCCATAAGCGGTGCCATTGAGAGTGGCAAGCTCAAAGCCGGAGATAAGCTGCCCACTAACAGGGAGTTAGCCAGCAAGCTCAAGATTGATAGGTCCACAGCTTCCCGAGCCTATGATGAGTTATCCAGTCGGACTTATTAA
- a CDS encoding YraN family protein, translating to MSQGAIDKKRRQTLGKVGEDVAAQWLTDSHIEILERNFRNGKDGEIDIIAREGDALVFIEVKTRRIDRPTSACEHTGQLAVDRRKRQKIVSAAFAYLRQNPETGYFCAKLEMRFDLILVDLLMSLPDLYSYLGEQDLVSLSQKSKLTHLKSVF from the coding sequence ATGAGTCAGGGGGCGATTGATAAGAAGCGTAGACAAACGCTGGGCAAGGTAGGTGAGGATGTCGCAGCACAGTGGCTCACAGACTCACATATCGAGATTTTGGAGCGCAACTTCCGTAATGGCAAAGACGGCGAGATTGATATTATCGCCAGAGAGGGCGACGCTCTCGTCTTTATCGAGGTCAAAACCAGGCGTATCGACCGTCCCACCAGTGCCTGCGAGCACACCGGACAACTGGCTGTCGACAGGCGTAAGAGGCAAAAAATAGTCTCTGCTGCTTTTGCTTATCTGAGACAAAATCCGGAGACTGGCTATTTTTGTGCCAAGCTGGAGATGAGATTTGACCTCATCCTGGTGGATTTACTGATGAGCCTGCCGGATCTTTACAGCTATCTCGGAGAGCAAGACCTGGTGAGCCTTTCGCAAAAATCAAAACTTACTCATCTTAAGAGTGTCTTTTGA
- the lysA gene encoding diaminopimelate decarboxylase, which translates to MTANSVKSPNQSVMPLSARINQQNQLEIGGISATDLVKKFDTPLWIICQETIEQAAAELKEGLANYPAGTSACYAAKAFLCKAMVKLIDKQGFCLDVVSEGELQTALAAGFNPDNIYLHGNNKSDREIALAIEHKIKLVVDNLEDLQKLASHSPAPCQVLLRIIPGIELDTHDHIKTGHDKSKFGIPLCDLDSTIDYIKSQPSIELLGLHAHIGSQAMDLAPFIDVIDVFASLYSGIKQKHGLSLSHLDVGGGLGIAYVESDRPIALVDWARAIAVKVQEAFEQKALALPHLSIEPGRCLVGTAGVTLYQAGRAKHLPDGTNYLSLDGGMADNPRPITYQAIYTARVANRMEPRLDQVKQWSLVGRYCESGDIIVEEANLDVDPGDIIAIFATGAYNYSMASNYNRTARPACVLVYKGQAEVIVERESVSDLLRQDRIASWL; encoded by the coding sequence ATGACAGCAAACTCCGTTAAAAGTCCCAACCAGAGCGTGATGCCGCTCTCAGCCAGGATAAATCAACAAAACCAATTAGAAATTGGCGGCATCAGCGCCACAGATCTAGTAAAAAAATTCGACACTCCACTCTGGATCATCTGTCAGGAAACAATTGAGCAGGCAGCCGCTGAACTAAAAGAAGGACTGGCCAACTATCCTGCCGGCACAAGTGCTTGCTATGCGGCTAAGGCATTTTTATGCAAAGCAATGGTCAAACTAATCGACAAACAAGGCTTTTGCCTTGATGTTGTCTCCGAAGGAGAGCTACAAACAGCTCTGGCTGCGGGTTTTAACCCAGACAATATTTATTTGCACGGCAATAACAAGTCAGATCGCGAGATAGCCTTAGCTATTGAGCACAAAATCAAACTAGTAGTAGACAACTTAGAAGACTTGCAAAAACTGGCAAGTCACAGTCCAGCCCCTTGCCAGGTGCTGCTACGCATCATCCCTGGTATCGAGCTAGACACTCATGACCACATCAAAACAGGACATGACAAAAGCAAATTTGGCATCCCGCTTTGTGATCTTGACAGCACCATCGACTACATCAAAAGCCAGCCAAGTATTGAGCTACTTGGTCTGCATGCCCATATCGGCAGCCAGGCCATGGACCTGGCGCCCTTTATCGATGTAATTGACGTCTTTGCCAGCCTATATAGCGGCATCAAACAAAAGCACGGACTCAGTTTGAGCCATCTGGATGTGGGTGGCGGACTGGGTATAGCTTATGTCGAGTCCGACAGGCCAATCGCCCTGGTGGACTGGGCTAGAGCTATTGCAGTCAAAGTACAAGAAGCTTTTGAGCAAAAGGCTCTCGCACTGCCCCATTTATCAATTGAGCCCGGACGATGCCTGGTGGGCACAGCCGGGGTCACTCTCTACCAGGCTGGTCGGGCTAAACACCTGCCAGATGGCACAAATTATCTGAGCCTGGACGGGGGAATGGCAGATAATCCAAGACCGATAACCTATCAGGCAATCTATACCGCCAGGGTGGCAAACCGCATGGAGCCTCGTTTAGACCAAGTAAAACAGTGGTCACTAGTGGGCAGGTACTGCGAGTCAGGGGATATAATCGTAGAGGAGGCCAACCTGGATGTTGACCCGGGCGATATCATTGCGATTTTTGCTACCGGGGCATACAACTATAGTATGGCGTCCAATTACAACCGTACTGCCAGGCCGGCCTGCGTGCTTGTCTATAAAGGTCAGGCGGAGGTAATTGTCGAGCGTGAAAGCGTGTCCGATTTGTTGAGGCAGGACCGGATTGCCAGCTGGTTATAG
- a CDS encoding TIGR00159 family protein, with translation MNDYGELINQINWFVLAKVIVQIFVLCYAVLWLWRRIAGTHAERLVKGILLLIAIAVASWLLQLTIINSMLQHMIPVAAMALVIVFQPEIRRGLGYLGRMQTFKFDLSLSDTDKARAARDIQSIIQAVRELSRSKTGALIVIEPPEGERDYLSPGTPINADISSTLLLSIFFPKSPLHDGAVVIRKDKIVAGGVILPMTDNQKLSYKYGTRHRAAIGLSETYDGLCIVVSEETGAISAASRGMLARYNNAEDLSEPLAYLYHQGQDEGSATPLNSFLSLFGRGKNEGAEPGVITTQAPTNIKSVSESKTDLKAIQGATGGNRKTINSDNAAKESDNKPNTVPLKQPESEQAV, from the coding sequence ATGAATGACTACGGCGAGCTAATCAATCAGATTAACTGGTTTGTGCTGGCCAAAGTTATCGTACAGATTTTTGTGCTTTGTTATGCCGTACTCTGGCTCTGGCGCCGTATTGCTGGCACCCATGCCGAGCGATTGGTCAAAGGCATTTTGCTTTTAATTGCTATTGCAGTGGCTAGCTGGCTTTTGCAGCTGACTATTATCAACTCCATGCTGCAGCACATGATCCCTGTAGCAGCGATGGCACTAGTCATAGTCTTCCAGCCGGAGATAAGACGTGGACTGGGTTATCTCGGTCGCATGCAGACTTTTAAATTTGACCTGTCTCTATCTGATACCGATAAAGCTAGAGCAGCAAGAGATATACAAAGCATAATCCAGGCAGTAAGAGAGCTATCGCGCAGTAAAACCGGCGCATTGATTGTGATAGAACCACCAGAAGGCGAACGCGACTATTTGAGCCCAGGCACGCCAATCAACGCCGATATATCTTCCACATTACTATTGTCAATATTTTTTCCCAAGTCTCCACTACACGATGGCGCTGTGGTCATTCGCAAAGACAAAATCGTTGCCGGGGGCGTGATTTTGCCTATGACCGACAACCAAAAACTGAGCTACAAATACGGCACCAGACATAGAGCAGCAATTGGATTGTCTGAGACTTATGATGGTCTTTGCATAGTCGTATCTGAAGAAACCGGAGCTATATCTGCTGCCAGCCGGGGCATGCTGGCGCGGTACAATAATGCCGAAGATTTAAGCGAACCACTTGCTTATCTCTATCACCAGGGACAGGATGAAGGCAGTGCCACTCCTCTCAATTCTTTTCTGTCACTGTTTGGACGTGGTAAAAATGAAGGCGCAGAGCCAGGCGTAATCACAACTCAAGCTCCGACTAACATCAAAAGCGTAAGCGAGAGCAAAACAGATCTCAAAGCGATTCAGGGTGCCACTGGTGGCAATCGCAAAACAATTAACAGCGACAATGCAGCTAAAGAATCAGACAACAAGCCAAATACAGTACCGCTCAAGCAACCAGAATCAGAACAGGCCGTTTAG
- a CDS encoding serine/threonine protein kinase: MDEAEDLLNQHLLTNKPESGSDFGALNGGTTLFCRKTGVSRTFVAGEIVDNTYRLLEPIGHGGMGVVFSCYHIILQRSYAIKILSGDDLSGEHWARFKQEAQTLARLNHPGIVTIHNMGVEGGQWPYFVMELLTCESLNEQIKRLGKLTTNQALPLFIKVADALAQSHSQGIVHRDIKPGNLMLVKDGSGAISNIKIVDFGIARVLGNDQASQSQTATGMIFGTPYYMSPEQCSGLKVDQRSDIYSFGCALYETLTGRPPFVGNNAFETFLLHQTAPILLSTLDPRLTVIMERLLAKEPSARYQTMADVSRDLKRVLRGPGTASSAALKPATVPVEVVAERRGRFTKGQNIMMSLAAIAIGIITLLCQTYHQEAKKIVPLLTDSPRLTALPVPLEGSAAPPEMCELDNIKVLLYRESIAKNAFRRYGGTEQQLKEALALDYEKVLKRQEEFKRQMQAYLDHLFTHNKKLRSGDSFSFPPDLIMGTVKINDQVLPAVGKIKVPANSHVTLALGYRVDGLKHLFDLLGPRDINGLEISSENSREMLYQIDKFRDLDELCLFNPYIKMAPGQDVYDECTIDDSDLVRINEFKHLHSLGLSGLDLTCGAILRMQILNQLDTLKLKRVDERHIHDLLNALPRYKRLKEVWLIAEDLSDVHLEPLTKMANLETLRLERANITTQSFTYFARMKHLKHLYVDDKFSRSERARLLKIVPDCHFVPVLDYTYWQLHPRDHLLGTKSTDYKAELR; the protein is encoded by the coding sequence ATGGACGAGGCGGAAGACTTGTTAAACCAGCATTTGCTTACTAACAAACCAGAAAGCGGCTCTGATTTTGGCGCGCTAAATGGCGGCACAACCCTGTTTTGTCGCAAAACTGGTGTAAGTCGGACCTTTGTGGCTGGAGAGATAGTCGACAACACTTATCGCTTGCTTGAGCCTATTGGGCACGGCGGTATGGGTGTTGTCTTTAGCTGTTATCACATCATTTTGCAGCGCAGTTATGCCATCAAGATACTGTCTGGTGATGATCTCAGTGGCGAGCACTGGGCAAGATTTAAGCAAGAAGCCCAGACTTTAGCTCGTCTCAATCATCCGGGCATAGTGACTATCCATAACATGGGAGTTGAAGGTGGGCAGTGGCCCTATTTTGTTATGGAGCTTTTGACTTGTGAGAGTCTCAACGAGCAAATCAAAAGACTGGGTAAGCTGACGACTAATCAGGCTTTGCCTCTCTTTATCAAAGTGGCTGATGCGCTAGCCCAGAGTCACAGTCAGGGCATTGTCCACCGTGATATCAAGCCTGGCAATTTAATGCTGGTAAAGGACGGTAGTGGGGCAATCTCTAATATCAAAATTGTGGACTTTGGTATCGCCCGGGTTTTGGGCAATGATCAAGCCTCTCAATCTCAAACGGCCACCGGTATGATCTTTGGTACGCCTTATTATATGAGCCCCGAGCAGTGCTCAGGCCTCAAGGTCGATCAGCGCTCCGATATCTATTCTTTTGGTTGTGCATTGTATGAGACCCTGACGGGTCGACCGCCTTTTGTTGGTAACAATGCTTTTGAGACCTTTTTACTACATCAGACTGCACCAATTCTACTCAGTACACTAGATCCCCGTCTCACAGTAATTATGGAGCGCCTCCTCGCCAAAGAGCCATCAGCGCGCTATCAGACTATGGCTGATGTCAGTCGTGACCTCAAGAGAGTGCTCAGAGGACCTGGTACTGCCAGTAGTGCTGCGCTCAAACCAGCTACAGTGCCAGTTGAGGTGGTTGCTGAGCGCAGAGGCAGATTTACAAAGGGTCAAAATATTATGATGTCGCTTGCCGCAATTGCTATTGGCATCATTACTTTGCTTTGTCAGACTTACCATCAAGAAGCAAAAAAAATCGTGCCTCTATTGACTGATAGTCCCAGACTCACTGCGCTGCCAGTGCCTCTAGAGGGCAGTGCTGCTCCGCCGGAAATGTGCGAGTTGGACAATATCAAAGTTTTGCTCTACCGCGAGTCGATAGCAAAAAATGCCTTTAGACGTTATGGTGGCACCGAGCAACAGTTAAAAGAAGCACTGGCACTAGACTATGAAAAAGTCTTGAAAAGACAGGAAGAGTTTAAAAGGCAGATGCAGGCCTATCTGGACCATTTATTCACTCATAACAAGAAGCTCCGCAGTGGTGATAGTTTTAGTTTTCCTCCGGATCTCATTATGGGTACAGTAAAAATAAATGATCAGGTCCTGCCTGCTGTTGGCAAAATTAAGGTACCGGCCAATAGCCATGTCACGCTTGCACTTGGTTATAGAGTTGATGGACTCAAGCATCTATTTGATTTACTTGGACCAAGAGATATAAATGGACTTGAGATTTCTAGTGAGAACAGTCGTGAAATGCTCTATCAAATTGATAAGTTTAGAGATTTGGATGAGTTGTGCCTTTTTAATCCATATATAAAAATGGCTCCAGGACAGGATGTTTACGATGAGTGCACCATAGACGATAGCGATCTGGTGCGCATCAATGAGTTTAAACACTTGCACTCATTGGGTCTGTCTGGGCTTGATTTGACCTGTGGGGCGATACTGCGTATGCAGATACTCAATCAACTAGATACACTCAAGCTCAAGCGAGTGGACGAGCGTCACATCCACGATTTGCTTAACGCCTTGCCGCGCTATAAGCGCCTTAAAGAAGTCTGGCTTATCGCAGAAGACCTGTCTGATGTCCACCTCGAACCACTTACTAAAATGGCTAATCTGGAGACACTCCGCCTTGAACGAGCCAACATCACTACGCAGTCTTTTACATATTTTGCCAGGATGAAACATCTAAAGCATCTATACGTGGATGATAAATTTAGCCGCTCAGAGCGAGCCAGACTACTTAAAATAGTGCCAGATTGTCACTTTGTGCCTGTGCTCGACTACACTTACTGGCAGCTTCATCCCCGCGATCATCTTTTGGGCACAAAAAGTACTGATTACAAAGCTGAATTGCGTTAG
- the pyrF gene encoding orotidine-5'-phosphate decarboxylase, whose protein sequence is MTGLALKRGKLQAKERLIVALDVSSKDEAIRLIELLKDEVGMFKIGLELFTSCGTELFAVAKQHNAKVFFDGKFHDIPNTISGACKAAVAHGVELFNLHAIGGSAMMKAASEAVKAAHGDSKSPRPALIAVTILTSMDARTLRDELKVELPLSEMVPYLAKMAKEAGLDGVVASALEAKSIRDAVGEDFLIVTPGIRPAFASTDDQSRIVTPAQALSYGADYIVVGRPILKHQSPVEAARLVVAELGS, encoded by the coding sequence ATGACCGGTCTTGCACTCAAAAGGGGCAAACTTCAAGCTAAGGAGCGTTTGATTGTCGCTCTCGATGTCTCAAGCAAAGACGAGGCAATTAGACTTATCGAGCTGCTCAAAGATGAAGTTGGCATGTTCAAAATTGGTCTTGAGCTGTTTACCTCCTGTGGCACAGAATTGTTTGCTGTGGCAAAACAACACAATGCCAAAGTGTTTTTTGATGGTAAGTTTCACGATATTCCTAACACCATATCCGGTGCATGTAAGGCCGCCGTCGCTCACGGTGTCGAGCTCTTTAATCTGCATGCAATAGGCGGCTCAGCCATGATGAAGGCCGCTAGCGAAGCTGTTAAAGCTGCTCATGGCGATAGCAAGAGTCCTCGCCCGGCCTTGATTGCCGTCACTATTTTGACCAGTATGGATGCCCGTACTCTGCGCGATGAGCTAAAAGTAGAGTTGCCACTAAGCGAAATGGTGCCTTATCTGGCAAAAATGGCAAAAGAAGCCGGTCTTGATGGAGTGGTCGCTTCTGCTCTGGAAGCTAAATCTATCAGGGACGCTGTCGGAGAAGACTTTCTCATTGTCACACCTGGTATCCGTCCTGCTTTTGCCAGTACTGATGACCAGTCTCGTATTGTCACTCCCGCTCAAGCTCTTAGTTATGGCGCTGACTATATTGTCGTTGGCAGGCCAATACTCAAACATCAGTCGCCAGTGGAAGCTGCCAGACTTGTTGTAGCCGAGCTTGGCAGTTAG
- the rpmE gene encoding 50S ribosomal protein L31 gives MKEGIHPKYHEVVATCVCGASVQMGSTKNQIRVEICSNCHPFYTGQQKIIDTEGRVDRFMKRYKRDTATTAS, from the coding sequence ATGAAGGAAGGAATTCACCCCAAGTACCATGAAGTTGTTGCCACATGCGTGTGCGGAGCTTCGGTACAGATGGGTTCCACCAAAAATCAAATCCGTGTTGAAATCTGCAGCAATTGCCATCCCTTCTACACTGGTCAACAAAAGATCATCGATACTGAAGGTCGCGTCGATCGCTTTATGAAGAGATACAAGCGCGATACTGCCACAACAGCTTCCTAG
- a CDS encoding GerMN domain-containing protein: MKPSNRRLLVIGAASILLLGGCAGRQVLSPEVKVAPGKEQKMLTGRLVPMRDQIVVWFVKPEAGALTFVPVERPYKGQNTRADYLDFALKELARGPNGTESASGIGSEIPAGTVLVDVKNLTGGAIAVNLSKHFVQGGGLESFETRMEQLKRTVKDLAFDRKVYLEIEGSRLTRTVGEGVEIKQPIN; encoded by the coding sequence TTGAAACCGTCAAATAGAAGGCTCCTGGTTATTGGAGCTGCCTCGATTTTGTTACTTGGTGGCTGTGCTGGCAGGCAAGTACTCAGTCCAGAAGTAAAAGTGGCGCCAGGCAAAGAGCAAAAGATGCTAACCGGGCGTCTAGTGCCCATGCGCGACCAAATAGTGGTCTGGTTTGTTAAACCAGAGGCCGGTGCGCTAACCTTTGTCCCAGTCGAACGTCCCTATAAAGGACAGAATACCCGGGCTGATTATCTAGATTTTGCTCTCAAAGAGCTTGCTCGTGGACCTAATGGTACTGAATCAGCCTCTGGCATCGGCAGTGAAATACCGGCAGGGACTGTCCTTGTGGATGTGAAGAACCTGACTGGTGGGGCGATAGCAGTCAATCTCTCCAAGCACTTTGTCCAGGGTGGAGGGCTTGAATCCTTTGAAACTCGAATGGAGCAATTGAAGCGTACGGTTAAGGACCTGGCCTTTGACCGCAAAGTCTATCTTGAAATCGAAGGCAGCCGTCTGACCAGGACTGTGGGCGAAGGCGTGGAAATCAAACAGCCGATAAATTGA
- a CDS encoding LmeA family phospholipid-binding protein: MRHLTLLIATIVMATAPSFASDSKAKQTEPPAPYPIGSKFSRTVQKVTGINIITQYVASKAAEAAIKKKVGGKVKVKVKTYSLTSLISGKVKSVDVHVIDPSVQGVTAGDINVSSDSPFWYNYKKSKTISRGMQTPVLMTVKAKVSEKQIAQALNSPKVTSSLRGLKLDLPGLGEEELAVLNPKVDVEGDRITLDAILAVKGASVDTGVPVKISAVPRLEGDSKILLEQLKVDSDGIVEPEKFAAFAETLLNPIIDFGRMDRKDHAFRLKSFKLEGDSVSGDGKLLLAPRGGNTKVVETVK; this comes from the coding sequence ATGCGTCACTTAACTCTATTAATAGCTACCATTGTTATGGCTACTGCCCCGAGCTTTGCTTCTGACTCTAAGGCAAAGCAAACCGAGCCACCGGCGCCTTATCCGATTGGGTCTAAATTTTCGCGCACGGTGCAAAAGGTTACCGGCATCAATATCATCACTCAATATGTAGCCAGCAAGGCGGCTGAGGCAGCCATCAAAAAGAAAGTAGGCGGTAAGGTCAAAGTAAAGGTCAAAACATACTCTCTCACTTCGCTTATCTCGGGCAAGGTCAAATCAGTCGATGTCCATGTAATCGACCCCAGTGTGCAGGGCGTCACAGCCGGCGACATCAATGTCAGCTCCGATAGCCCATTTTGGTACAACTACAAAAAATCAAAGACAATCAGTCGGGGCATGCAGACCCCAGTATTAATGACTGTCAAAGCCAAAGTAAGCGAAAAACAAATTGCTCAGGCGCTAAACAGTCCTAAAGTGACATCATCTTTGCGTGGACTCAAGCTTGATTTGCCCGGTCTTGGTGAAGAAGAACTTGCCGTTTTAAATCCTAAGGTGGACGTCGAGGGCGACAGAATCACGCTTGATGCCATCCTTGCTGTAAAAGGTGCCAGCGTTGATACTGGCGTGCCTGTCAAAATTAGTGCAGTGCCTCGCCTGGAAGGCGATAGTAAGATCCTTTTAGAGCAATTAAAAGTTGATTCGGACGGTATTGTCGAGCCCGAAAAATTTGCTGCTTTTGCCGAGACTCTGCTCAATCCAATTATTGATTTTGGGCGAATGGATCGTAAAGACCATGCTTTTAGACTGAAAAGTTTTAAATTAGAAGGCGACAGCGTCTCTGGTGATGGCAAGCTTTTGCTGGCACCCCGCGGAGGTAACACCAAAGTTGTTGAAACCGTCAAATAG
- a CDS encoding response regulator transcription factor — translation MDSSATVQRHSVFRPRTVVVERHELIRFGLKRVVSEVVEIVGEASDGMGAIEMIRRLRPDFVILDVDLDVLNGVEVCRRVYQEVPNANVLILTDSYHATKYHNQLSRAGARGFCLKSSGPRTLFEAIEQVTRSLPYCDPKITQLVKQTPTTSMPNCNLTDREIEVLIRLDLRNKEIAEELDMKLRTVEKHIECILAKLKVPTRTAAALKAVQLGYVLLPKMPGRDPVTGVSHEQTVAELQAELAIANEHLKALLRQNELLKEALNEKMRNPNPNPSTNPAPSPQRRPEDEDR, via the coding sequence TTGGATTCATCCGCAACTGTTCAGAGGCATTCTGTGTTTCGTCCACGCACTGTCGTAGTTGAAAGGCACGAGCTAATTCGCTTTGGTCTTAAACGCGTGGTATCTGAAGTGGTTGAAATCGTCGGCGAAGCGTCCGATGGTATGGGCGCCATTGAGATGATTCGTCGTCTCAGACCAGACTTTGTCATCCTTGATGTTGACCTTGATGTCCTAAACGGCGTTGAAGTCTGTCGTCGGGTTTATCAAGAAGTGCCCAACGCCAATGTCTTGATTTTGACGGACAGCTATCACGCCACCAAATATCACAACCAGCTCAGTCGGGCTGGCGCCAGGGGCTTTTGTCTAAAGAGCTCCGGTCCACGCACTCTATTTGAAGCAATTGAGCAGGTGACAAGATCGCTGCCTTATTGCGATCCCAAAATTACACAATTGGTAAAGCAGACTCCCACCACGAGTATGCCTAACTGCAATTTGACCGACCGCGAAATCGAAGTGCTGATAAGACTCGATTTGCGCAATAAAGAAATTGCTGAAGAACTCGACATGAAGCTGAGAACAGTCGAAAAACATATCGAATGTATCCTGGCTAAACTAAAAGTGCCAACCCGTACTGCTGCTGCCCTCAAAGCTGTGCAGCTAGGTTATGTGCTTTTGCCCAAGATGCCCGGTCGCGACCCAGTTACTGGCGTCAGCCACGAGCAAACTGTGGCTGAGTTGCAAGCTGAACTGGCAATCGCCAACGAGCACCTCAAGGCACTTTTGCGTCAAAATGAGTTGCTCAAAGAAGCTCTCAACGAAAAGATGCGCAATCCTAATCCCAATCCGTCAACTAATCCGGCGCCAAGTCCGCAGCGCCGTCCAGAAGACGAAGACCGCTAA
- a CDS encoding tetratricopeptide repeat protein, with the protein MKSAAVNLVRRTASVLCTATAIGGMLALTVGLEGQATKLNAKPLPHAGASSTWDRPTKDFGAADSENPREALPPSLWSSRRSDYRDDAKQKKEDEEKQAKLAKEKSEKAKQDQINAINQYKQSGIDANNKAVGLARQGRWQEAVGQAELAVKIDPANEEFRKNLSAARCECGKQRMAKGDVTGAAHMFRKALAARSDNAMAGNMLSAAIKKMGLDPALGDNRIGLGDQLQAAGDKESAYIEYQIAYQVEPNARTYTKMGDINVIFQQYPTALSWYKNAITKDPDYGPAHRGLGYLYIMAKDFPNAVSELRKAVIINPADAGAGQSLVEIWRKQVSAQPSLAENHLGLGAALQLTGDFDGAESEYAQVEQFDRQNAKLAPARNSLARARKHREAEKHKEAAETFFNQGLKGEALSEMTQALMIEPNSSRYNFQMGEYLEAAGNYNAALQAYQKSVIIDPKNEEGARRMRDLMSRGAARPNQQQQSPVQQNQGNQGQSLAPQHSATAPAKNMFEGTPQGLTRPDAPAFTGAFRTHDDPQGRPVNQFADKREVINTAENNSSRKPPVQAANSDANNPVLKQAADLEIKGDFAAAATLLKQALDANLQSPEVHHRLGLTLVNLGQTSEALSELRIASALDPANKTFADDLARVLRIHQRSLTSGSGSGEGQ; encoded by the coding sequence ATGAAGTCCGCCGCCGTAAATTTAGTAAGAAGAACTGCCAGTGTTTTATGCACTGCTACTGCTATTGGTGGCATGCTAGCTCTTACTGTCGGCCTTGAAGGCCAGGCTACCAAGCTCAATGCCAAACCTCTGCCCCATGCCGGTGCTTCCTCCACCTGGGATAGACCCACCAAAGATTTTGGCGCTGCTGACAGCGAAAACCCCAGAGAAGCTCTACCGCCAAGCCTCTGGTCATCCCGCCGTTCAGACTACCGCGATGATGCTAAACAAAAAAAAGAAGACGAAGAAAAACAAGCCAAACTAGCCAAAGAAAAGTCTGAAAAAGCCAAGCAAGATCAAATCAATGCCATAAACCAGTACAAACAATCTGGTATTGATGCCAACAACAAGGCGGTTGGTCTAGCCAGACAGGGACGCTGGCAAGAAGCTGTCGGTCAGGCCGAACTGGCTGTCAAAATCGATCCGGCTAATGAAGAGTTTAGAAAAAATCTTTCTGCTGCCCGCTGCGAATGTGGCAAACAAAGAATGGCTAAAGGCGACGTCACCGGTGCCGCGCATATGTTTCGCAAAGCTCTGGCGGCGCGCTCAGACAATGCCATGGCCGGCAACATGCTCAGTGCTGCCATCAAAAAAATGGGACTGGACCCGGCATTGGGCGATAATCGCATCGGTCTGGGAGATCAATTACAAGCAGCTGGAGACAAAGAGAGCGCTTATATCGAGTATCAGATTGCTTATCAAGTCGAACCCAATGCTCGCACATATACAAAGATGGGCGACATCAATGTCATCTTTCAGCAATATCCAACAGCCCTTAGCTGGTACAAAAACGCCATCACTAAAGATCCAGATTATGGTCCAGCCCACCGCGGACTGGGCTACCTTTATATAATGGCCAAAGATTTTCCTAATGCTGTATCTGAGTTGCGCAAAGCAGTGATTATCAATCCAGCGGATGCCGGAGCTGGACAATCTCTAGTAGAAATTTGGCGCAAACAAGTCAGTGCACAGCCATCACTTGCCGAAAACCACCTTGGTCTAGGAGCGGCTCTGCAACTAACTGGAGACTTTGACGGAGCCGAATCAGAGTATGCTCAAGTAGAACAATTTGATAGACAAAATGCCAAGCTCGCTCCCGCTCGCAATAGCCTTGCTCGCGCTCGCAAGCACCGCGAAGCAGAAAAGCACAAAGAAGCGGCAGAGACATTTTTTAACCAGGGTCTTAAGGGTGAAGCACTCTCTGAGATGACTCAAGCACTGATGATTGAGCCTAATTCTTCCCGTTATAACTTTCAGATGGGCGAGTATCTAGAGGCAGCTGGCAATTACAATGCCGCTCTGCAAGCCTATCAAAAGAGCGTCATCATCGATCCCAAAAACGAAGAAGGGGCAAGACGCATGCGGGACCTGATGTCGCGTGGTGCGGCCAGACCAAACCAACAACAACAATCTCCAGTCCAGCAAAACCAGGGCAATCAGGGGCAATCTCTAGCACCACAACACAGTGCCACAGCACCTGCCAAAAATATGTTTGAAGGCACACCACAAGGACTGACTCGTCCTGATGCTCCGGCTTTTACTGGGGCGTTTCGCACTCATGATGATCCTCAAGGTCGTCCAGTCAATCAATTTGCCGATAAGCGCGAAGTGATTAACACCGCCGAAAACAACTCAAGTCGCAAACCTCCAGTACAAGCCGCTAACAGCGACGCTAATAATCCAGTCTTAAAACAAGCAGCAGATTTAGAAATCAAAGGTGATTTTGCTGCCGCAGCGACATTGCTAAAACAAGCCCTGGATGCCAATTTACAGAGTCCAGAAGTGCACCACAGACTGGGTCTGACTCTGGTCAATCTCGGACAAACTAGCGAAGCACTATCTGAATTGCGCATTGCCAGTGCTCTTGATCCGGCCAACAAAACTTTTGCCGATGACCTGGCGAGAGTATTGCGTATTCACCAGCGCAGTCTGACCTCAGGCAGTGGTAGCGGAGAGGGTCAATGA